From one Lysinibacillus sp. G4S2 genomic stretch:
- the rarD gene encoding EamA family transporter RarD, with the protein MSNEKKGILSAFLAYAFWGAFPLYWKLLEHVPSMEILLSRVIWSFVFTVIAVIVFGMRKDLLADLKYLWSHQKHFWQLAGASFVISMNWYLYIWAVTHNHLIETSLGYYINPLLSVIFGVIFFKETLSRVQWVATGIAFIAVIILTVNYGSIPWVALLIALSFAIYGVLKKKISLDATRGLAIETLFILPFAVGYYVYLFTTNQASFLHVDVKTDILMIVSGLVTAVPLILFAKGAQNIPLYLLGFIQYVSPTIVLILGIVLYKEPFSQVELLAFSIIWAALLLFSGSKIIETRRAHHKSV; encoded by the coding sequence ATGTCAAACGAGAAAAAAGGGATTTTATCGGCATTTTTAGCCTATGCATTTTGGGGTGCATTTCCTCTTTATTGGAAATTACTTGAGCATGTGCCGAGTATGGAAATTTTATTATCGCGCGTCATTTGGTCCTTTGTCTTTACGGTAATAGCAGTAATAGTATTTGGAATGCGCAAGGATCTTCTCGCAGATCTAAAATATTTGTGGTCACACCAAAAGCATTTCTGGCAGCTTGCTGGAGCTTCATTTGTTATTTCAATGAACTGGTATTTATATATTTGGGCAGTTACCCATAACCACTTAATAGAGACGAGTTTAGGCTATTATATTAATCCTTTACTATCAGTTATTTTTGGGGTTATTTTCTTTAAGGAAACGCTTAGTCGAGTACAATGGGTTGCTACTGGAATTGCCTTTATTGCTGTAATTATTTTGACGGTTAACTATGGTTCAATCCCATGGGTAGCATTGCTAATTGCCTTATCTTTTGCCATTTATGGTGTACTAAAAAAGAAAATTTCACTTGATGCTACAAGGGGTCTAGCCATTGAAACGTTATTTATTTTACCGTTTGCAGTAGGTTATTATGTTTACCTCTTTACAACGAATCAAGCCTCATTCTTACATGTCGATGTCAAAACAGACATTCTCATGATCGTCAGTGGTTTAGTAACAGCAGTGCCGTTAATTTTATTTGCGAAAGGCGCACAAAATATTCCGCTCTATTTATTAGGCTTTATTCAATATGTCTCACCGACAATTGTGTTAATTTTAGGTATCGTGCTTTATAAAGAACCGTTCAGTCAAGTAGAGCTATTGGCATTCAGCATTATTTGGGCAGCCTTACTACTGTTCTCAGGCTCGAAAATCATTGAAACGAGAAGGGCCCATCATAAATCTGTCTAA
- a CDS encoding endonuclease MutS2, which produces MNQTTLEKLQYNELKDIVKSYCVSGLGKQLLDKLTPSSSLTVVKNRLNETTEARAILDAEGHVPFLGVSNIDSTIKKLEKGIILDPSELVSISDFLRGCRKIKKFMLEKEFFAPVLASYANSMAEFKSVEEEINFAIKANRVDSAASRELKRIRNHIETTEEKIKERLTKFLNSSANKTYIQEFFISKKDDRYTIPIKATYKNHVQGTVVEVSSKGATVFMEPSAVAKLNVELAILKAEEAVEEYQILATLSGLLMENIREININMELISQYDMVFAKAKFSKYIGGVEPSLNDCGYIKLVNCKHPLLTSGVVPLHFEIGKDYRSLIITGPNAGGKTVVLKTIGLLTLATMSGFHIVADKGTEIAIFNNIFVDIGDNQSIENALSTFSSHIKNLSDIMRASNNNTLLLFDEIGSGTEPNEGAALAISILEEFYHMGCITVATTHYGEIKRFSEMHSDFMNAAMRFNSETLEPLYKLVIGTSGESNALWISKKMNIRETVLQRAQDYLANKEYQLERVKDNQIRKPKVEKEDIKVKYDFQKGDRVKLLDHDDVGIVFKEMDNFYNVVVFYESEFMDVNIKRLTLELPATELYPEGYDLETLFVDYKERKLQHDIERGSKKALRKIQKEIRKDNLS; this is translated from the coding sequence ATGAATCAAACTACTCTAGAGAAATTACAATACAATGAATTGAAGGATATCGTAAAATCTTACTGTGTCAGCGGTTTAGGTAAACAGTTATTAGATAAATTAACGCCTAGTTCAAGTTTGACGGTTGTTAAAAACCGTTTAAATGAAACGACTGAGGCACGAGCAATTTTAGATGCGGAAGGCCATGTACCATTTTTAGGGGTATCGAATATTGACAGCACCATTAAAAAGCTTGAAAAGGGAATCATATTAGACCCAAGTGAGTTAGTTAGCATCTCAGACTTTTTACGCGGCTGTAGAAAAATTAAAAAATTTATGCTGGAAAAGGAATTTTTTGCGCCAGTACTTGCATCTTATGCAAATTCGATGGCTGAATTTAAAAGTGTGGAAGAGGAGATTAATTTTGCAATTAAAGCAAATCGTGTTGATTCGGCTGCTAGCAGAGAATTAAAGCGTATCCGAAATCATATCGAAACAACAGAGGAAAAAATTAAAGAACGCTTAACTAAATTTTTAAATAGTAGTGCAAATAAAACATACATCCAGGAATTCTTTATAAGTAAAAAGGATGATCGCTACACGATACCCATTAAGGCTACCTATAAAAATCATGTGCAAGGGACTGTAGTAGAGGTTTCATCTAAAGGTGCAACGGTCTTTATGGAACCAAGTGCAGTCGCTAAATTAAATGTGGAATTGGCCATTTTGAAGGCAGAGGAAGCGGTGGAGGAATATCAGATTTTGGCGACATTATCAGGGCTCCTGATGGAAAATATTCGTGAAATCAACATCAACATGGAGTTAATTAGCCAATATGATATGGTGTTTGCTAAAGCTAAGTTTAGCAAGTATATTGGAGGCGTAGAGCCGAGCTTAAATGATTGTGGCTATATTAAGCTCGTCAATTGTAAGCATCCACTGTTAACTAGTGGAGTAGTGCCACTTCATTTTGAAATTGGCAAAGACTATCGCAGTTTAATTATTACAGGGCCCAATGCTGGTGGAAAAACAGTTGTATTAAAAACCATTGGCTTGTTAACATTAGCTACCATGTCGGGCTTTCATATTGTTGCAGATAAAGGAACTGAAATAGCCATATTTAATAATATTTTTGTCGACATTGGTGATAATCAAAGTATTGAAAATGCACTGAGTACGTTTTCATCTCACATAAAAAATCTTTCAGACATTATGAGAGCATCCAATAATAATACGCTTTTACTATTTGATGAAATAGGTAGTGGTACTGAACCAAATGAAGGTGCTGCATTAGCCATTTCCATTTTGGAGGAGTTCTATCATATGGGCTGTATAACAGTGGCGACTACTCATTATGGAGAAATTAAGCGTTTCTCTGAAATGCATAGTGATTTTATGAATGCGGCTATGCGTTTTAATAGTGAAACATTGGAACCGTTATATAAATTAGTTATCGGAACGTCTGGAGAAAGTAATGCGCTATGGATTTCCAAAAAGATGAATATACGCGAAACAGTTTTGCAAAGAGCGCAAGATTATTTGGCCAATAAGGAATATCAGCTGGAACGTGTTAAGGATAATCAAATCAGGAAGCCTAAGGTTGAAAAAGAGGATATCAAAGTTAAATATGATTTTCAGAAGGGAGATCGTGTGAAGCTTTTAGATCATGATGACGTTGGAATCGTCTTTAAAGAAATGGATAATTTCTATAATGTTGTCGTGTTTTATGAGAGCGAATTTATGGATGTAAATATCAAGCGACTGACTTTGGAGCTACCGGCAACAGAATTATACCCCGAAGGATATGATTTAGAGACATTGTTTGTGGACTATAAAGAACGAAAGCTTCAGCATGATATAGAGCGTGGATCAAAAAAAGCACTGCGTAAAATTCAGAAAGAAATTAGAAAAGATAATTTGAGCTAG
- a CDS encoding helix-turn-helix transcriptional regulator, which translates to MDSLGTRIRKLRKERKLTLEALAGDRLTKGMLSQIENDKAKPSMESLEYIAERLGVKASELLEEVAPSTIRQLLEQVEILYAEIQLGDTEKLQQVIEMIKPYEEELPLSYEAGRLLYIYAAAQYQMRLTTWESPLQQARFMFKEINLLSHWFETYILQLAIFTEGRNYKMAYSCILQAKKEAEQENYQLDSRDTGKMAYYISIIQLAIGEHEAGKQLVKDTIVNAHKNQFYYYIDDLYRIAAFCAMVDNDFEQAEQMIKKLEQYRVFAEQVDVDAFIFTLKAHYYNNYTHDYERALKEIERFRPLMEMGSIKFDKNLYYCEKGKSLYLLGRYEEAKTAFEQFTNIPSFILHPFDILGFNECFSYKALCYAHFGELTTAYEIAKMAYMDSHDLIDLPYKQKIEETYYSIKAQINSVQ; encoded by the coding sequence GTGGACTCTTTAGGCACACGAATTCGCAAATTAAGGAAAGAACGAAAATTAACATTAGAGGCACTTGCCGGTGATCGTCTAACAAAAGGTATGTTAAGTCAAATTGAAAATGATAAGGCCAAGCCCTCGATGGAAAGTCTTGAATATATCGCGGAGCGTTTAGGGGTAAAAGCAAGTGAATTACTTGAAGAAGTAGCACCCTCTACAATTCGTCAACTTTTAGAGCAGGTGGAAATTTTATATGCAGAAATACAACTTGGTGATACAGAGAAGCTGCAGCAAGTCATAGAGATGATTAAGCCGTATGAAGAAGAGCTCCCACTTAGCTATGAAGCAGGTCGTTTATTGTATATATATGCAGCAGCACAATATCAAATGAGATTAACGACATGGGAGTCCCCTCTCCAACAAGCACGCTTCATGTTTAAAGAAATTAATTTACTGAGCCATTGGTTTGAAACTTATATATTACAGTTGGCCATATTCACGGAAGGTCGAAACTATAAAATGGCTTATTCCTGTATTTTACAGGCTAAAAAAGAGGCTGAGCAAGAAAATTATCAATTAGATTCACGAGATACTGGGAAAATGGCTTATTATATTAGCATTATTCAATTAGCAATCGGAGAACATGAAGCAGGTAAACAACTCGTTAAAGATACCATTGTCAATGCACATAAAAATCAATTTTACTATTATATCGATGATTTGTACCGTATTGCAGCGTTTTGTGCCATGGTTGACAATGATTTCGAGCAAGCAGAGCAAATGATAAAGAAGCTTGAGCAGTATCGAGTTTTTGCCGAACAAGTAGATGTAGATGCATTTATTTTCACTTTAAAAGCACATTATTATAACAATTACACTCATGATTATGAAAGGGCACTAAAGGAAATAGAGCGTTTTCGTCCACTCATGGAAATGGGCTCCATTAAATTTGATAAGAACTTATATTACTGTGAAAAAGGAAAATCCTTATATTTGCTAGGTCGATATGAAGAAGCTAAGACAGCATTTGAACAATTTACAAACATTCCTTCATTCATCCTGCATCCATTTGACATATTAGGCTTCAATGAATGCTTTTCTTACAAAGCTCTTTGCTATGCACATTTCGGTGAATTGACAACAGCCTATGAAATTGCCAAGATGGCCTATATGGATTCACACGATTTAATCGACCTTCCTTATAAACAAAAAATTGAGGAAACTTATTATTCAATTAAAGCACAAATAAATTCGGTTCAATAA
- a CDS encoding MFS transporter: protein MTEAEKYKKATYHLWTFTASKMISMLGANVLAFGFSLYILAMTGSAMSFATNMICSVLPRALLAPVAGYVADNYSKKRTILSAQAGTILTVGGLLLYTETVGMSVYAIYVTTIFNTICSAFSGVTFSSSIATLVNPERLQKAMSFNQLSTSVAAIGGPVIGGMMYGFFSLDVFLMINMVAYASAFTLESTMNFNLYSTRGQDVEKEKIWAGLTNGFRYIKQQKVVKTVMWVSLWINLFFSAIVVGGTYIIIELLKVKSTHFGFIEASGAVGMLVASLYFATRSEVKAPLRFSKISLLLLASSLGLAVVPLVTDFSYLGIVSFYIVIYFIFAIFEMGINMPIGVYMQRLISEEYRGRVFGLMETMAMSMMPIGMMVYGILYDTFPATVILLVTSAIIITISLVMLRTSVLKEAHPEFYTNGTLTERTAG, encoded by the coding sequence ATGACTGAAGCAGAAAAATATAAAAAGGCAACGTATCATTTATGGACATTTACAGCTAGTAAAATGATTTCGATGCTTGGGGCAAATGTGCTGGCCTTTGGGTTCAGTTTGTATATTTTAGCAATGACGGGATCAGCAATGAGCTTTGCAACCAATATGATATGTTCTGTTTTACCACGAGCACTACTAGCACCAGTGGCAGGTTATGTGGCAGATAATTATTCGAAAAAGCGCACGATTCTTAGTGCACAGGCTGGTACAATTTTGACAGTAGGGGGCTTACTTCTTTATACAGAAACAGTTGGAATGTCAGTTTATGCTATTTATGTGACAACAATATTCAATACGATATGCTCTGCATTTTCAGGTGTAACGTTTTCATCTTCCATTGCTACATTAGTCAATCCAGAGCGTTTACAAAAAGCAATGTCATTCAATCAGTTGTCTACGTCAGTGGCTGCGATTGGTGGGCCAGTAATTGGGGGAATGATGTACGGATTTTTCTCATTGGACGTCTTTTTAATGATCAATATGGTAGCCTATGCGAGTGCTTTTACTTTAGAATCGACAATGAATTTTAACCTTTATAGTACAAGAGGGCAAGATGTGGAAAAGGAAAAAATATGGGCAGGGCTTACTAATGGTTTTCGTTATATTAAGCAACAAAAAGTCGTTAAAACTGTTATGTGGGTTTCTTTATGGATTAATTTGTTTTTCTCCGCCATCGTTGTAGGAGGAACGTATATTATTATTGAATTACTAAAAGTAAAATCAACTCATTTTGGTTTTATTGAGGCATCAGGAGCAGTTGGGATGCTTGTTGCCTCCCTCTATTTTGCTACACGATCAGAGGTTAAGGCGCCACTACGTTTCTCTAAAATCAGCTTATTGCTGTTGGCTAGTAGCTTGGGGCTCGCTGTCGTTCCGTTAGTTACAGATTTTTCTTATTTAGGAATTGTTAGTTTTTACATTGTGATTTATTTTATTTTTGCTATTTTTGAAATGGGAATTAACATGCCAATTGGAGTTTATATGCAGAGGCTAATATCAGAAGAATATCGTGGACGTGTCTTTGGACTGATGGAAACAATGGCAATGTCTATGATGCCGATTGGTATGATGGTTTACGGTATCTTGTACGATACATTCCCAGCAACGGTTATTTTACTTGTTACTAGTGCTATTATCATAACGATATCGCTAGTGATGCTGCGAACATCTGTCTTAAAGGAAGCACATCCAGAGTTTTATACGAACGGAACTCTGACAGAGCGAACGGCAGGATAA
- a CDS encoding lactate utilization protein C, with the protein MTGIIEKRDAFLSKIAQQLGHTPKTELTRPTWQYQPQDRVLKGATKDELVKVLIDQCKNIETEIVITNTTNLSDELQKVVENYGGHSVITWKDERFQSYGLSSLMTKQWPQMNIQLYEWDSEQPEENIRQAEKANIGITISEITLAESGTAVLFSSKDKGRSVSFLPENSIILIPKSTIVPRMTQAARLISEKIRNGEQIASCINFITGPSNSADIEMIPVIGVHGPIKATYIVIEDQ; encoded by the coding sequence ATGACAGGTATCATTGAAAAAAGAGATGCATTTTTATCAAAAATTGCGCAACAGCTTGGGCATACCCCCAAAACAGAACTTACACGACCAACGTGGCAATATCAACCACAGGATCGAGTCCTAAAAGGTGCAACTAAAGATGAATTAGTAAAGGTTTTAATTGATCAATGCAAAAACATTGAGACAGAAATCGTCATAACAAATACAACTAATCTTTCAGATGAATTACAAAAAGTAGTTGAAAATTACGGGGGCCATTCTGTTATAACGTGGAAGGACGAGCGTTTTCAAAGCTATGGACTATCATCCTTAATGACTAAGCAGTGGCCACAAATGAATATTCAACTGTATGAATGGGACTCTGAACAACCAGAGGAAAATATCCGCCAGGCTGAAAAAGCAAACATTGGTATCACGATTAGTGAAATAACATTAGCAGAATCAGGAACTGCTGTACTGTTTAGTAGCAAGGATAAAGGTAGATCCGTCAGCTTTTTACCAGAAAACTCTATTATTTTGATTCCGAAAAGTACAATTGTTCCACGAATGACCCAAGCCGCTCGCTTAATTAGTGAAAAAATAAGAAATGGAGAACAAATTGCCTCCTGCATCAACTTTATTACAGGTCCAAGTAACTCGGCAGATATCGAAATGATTCCAGTCATTGGTGTACATGGGCCAATTAAAGCAACTTATATTGTGATTGAGGATCAGTAA
- a CDS encoding LutB/LldF family L-lactate oxidation iron-sulfur protein: MSMKTSDEDFKHRLTKELENTFMRGAVSSAQERFQTRRLKQADELGHWEEWRLHGEEIRQHVLANLDYYLYQLSENVSKRGGHVYFAQTAKEATDYIQSIAKKKNATKIVKSKSMVTEEINLNAALEQLGCEVIETDLGEYILQVDDHEPPSHIVVPALHKNKEQIRDVFKEKQGYEKTEKPEELALYVREKLRNEYLTADIGITGCNFAIAESGSITLVTNEGNADLVTALPKTQITVMGMERIVPSFEEMEVLVSLLTRSAVGQKLTSYITTLTGIKDEGDTDGPEEFHLVIVDNGRSDILGSEFQPILQCIRCAACINVCPVYRHVGGHTYGSIYSGPVGIVLSPLLGGYDDFKELPYASTLCGACTDACPVKIPLHQLILRHRQVIVENEGKAPISEKLLMKAFGLGASSPTLYKMATKMASPAMSPFTKDHKISNGPGPLKAWTEARDFPAPNKDSFRDWFKHREKGGEE, from the coding sequence ATGTCAATGAAAACAAGTGATGAAGACTTTAAACATCGATTAACGAAAGAATTAGAAAATACCTTTATGCGTGGAGCAGTGTCAAGCGCACAGGAACGCTTTCAAACACGTAGACTAAAACAAGCTGATGAGCTAGGACATTGGGAAGAATGGAGATTACACGGTGAGGAAATCCGACAGCATGTGCTTGCCAATTTAGATTATTACTTATATCAGCTGAGTGAAAATGTCTCTAAAAGAGGTGGACATGTTTACTTTGCGCAAACTGCGAAAGAAGCAACAGACTATATTCAAAGTATCGCAAAAAAGAAAAATGCTACTAAAATTGTGAAATCGAAATCCATGGTCACGGAGGAGATTAATTTAAACGCCGCTTTAGAACAACTAGGGTGTGAAGTCATTGAAACAGATCTTGGTGAATACATTTTGCAAGTAGACGATCACGAACCACCTTCTCACATCGTTGTTCCAGCTTTGCATAAAAATAAGGAGCAGATTCGAGACGTTTTTAAAGAAAAGCAAGGCTATGAGAAAACAGAAAAGCCTGAGGAACTAGCCCTTTATGTACGTGAAAAATTAAGGAATGAATATTTAACAGCAGATATTGGCATTACAGGCTGTAACTTTGCTATTGCAGAAAGCGGCTCGATTACACTCGTTACAAATGAAGGGAACGCAGATTTAGTAACAGCTTTGCCTAAAACACAAATTACCGTAATGGGAATGGAAAGAATCGTTCCCTCTTTCGAAGAGATGGAAGTGCTAGTAAGTTTATTAACAAGAAGCGCTGTCGGGCAAAAGCTAACAAGCTATATTACAACATTAACAGGGATCAAAGATGAAGGTGACACTGATGGACCTGAGGAATTCCATTTAGTAATCGTTGATAATGGACGCTCGGACATTTTAGGCAGTGAATTTCAGCCCATTTTACAATGTATTCGCTGCGCAGCCTGTATCAACGTCTGTCCTGTTTATCGTCATGTTGGTGGACATACGTACGGCTCTATTTATTCAGGTCCAGTAGGTATCGTTCTTTCACCATTATTAGGGGGCTATGATGATTTTAAGGAGCTTCCGTATGCTTCCACATTATGTGGAGCTTGTACTGATGCTTGTCCTGTCAAAATTCCGTTACATCAGCTTATTCTTAGACATCGCCAAGTAATTGTTGAAAACGAAGGAAAAGCTCCTATATCGGAAAAGTTATTAATGAAGGCCTTTGGTTTAGGTGCTTCCTCCCCTACCTTATATAAAATGGCGACTAAAATGGCATCACCAGCAATGTCTCCATTTACTAAAGACCATAAAATTTCAAATGGCCCAGGTCCACTAAAAGCATGGACGGAAGCAAGAGATTTTCCTGCTCCAAATAAAGATAGTTTCCGTGACTGGTTTAAACACCGTGAAAAAGGAGGCGAGGAATAA
- a CDS encoding (Fe-S)-binding protein, whose translation MKVTLFATCLVDMFQGDVGKAVVEVLERLGCDLDFPENQICCGQPAYNSGYVKESKNAMKKMITAFEHAEYVVSPSGSCAFMFKEYPEVFKEDPVWGPKAQALADKTYEFTEFIVNVLKVEDVGARLEGKATYHTSCHMTRLLGVTEAPFKLLNHVKGLQYVELPGKERCCGFGGTFSVKMGDISGAMVNEKVHDVEETGADILIGADAGCLINIGGRINRQGKPIRVMHIAEVLNS comes from the coding sequence ATGAAAGTAACACTATTTGCAACTTGTTTAGTTGATATGTTTCAAGGTGATGTAGGAAAAGCTGTTGTCGAAGTTCTTGAAAGACTCGGCTGTGACCTTGACTTTCCAGAAAATCAAATTTGCTGTGGACAGCCTGCCTACAATAGTGGCTATGTTAAAGAATCTAAAAATGCCATGAAAAAAATGATCACAGCATTTGAACATGCCGAATATGTCGTCTCCCCTTCTGGTTCCTGTGCTTTTATGTTTAAGGAATATCCAGAAGTGTTTAAGGAAGATCCTGTTTGGGGGCCGAAAGCGCAAGCATTAGCAGATAAAACATACGAGTTTACAGAATTTATTGTTAATGTATTAAAGGTCGAGGATGTAGGTGCACGTTTAGAGGGTAAAGCTACTTATCATACTTCCTGTCATATGACACGCCTGCTTGGTGTTACGGAAGCACCGTTTAAACTATTAAATCATGTTAAAGGATTACAGTATGTAGAACTCCCAGGGAAAGAACGATGCTGTGGATTTGGTGGAACATTTTCGGTAAAAATGGGCGATATCTCAGGAGCAATGGTCAATGAAAAAGTACATGATGTTGAAGAAACAGGGGCAGACATTCTAATCGGTGCTGACGCTGGCTGCTTAATCAATATTGGTGGTCGAATTAATCGACAAGGAAAGCCTATTAGAGTCATGCATATTGCGGAAGTATTAAACAGCTGA
- a CDS encoding FadR/GntR family transcriptional regulator → MEFKKIKPKKIYEEVSEILYEKIRAGELKPGDRLDSVEQLAEQLEVSRSAIREALSALKAMGLIEIKQGSGTFVKSIKSNQLDFPLSTAILTNKQGVSHLLEVRKIIEVGAAASAAIHRTEEDIKSMMQILDEMQQVQGDGELGEKLDFQFHAAISSASKNPLLATILDQVSNVMIETMKETRRIWLYSKKTTSEKLYDEHLQIFLAIKQQNEELAKHAMAMHLSNVEKVLMQYFETTKSIN, encoded by the coding sequence TTGGAATTTAAAAAAATTAAACCGAAAAAAATATATGAGGAAGTATCCGAAATCCTCTATGAAAAAATTAGAGCTGGCGAACTAAAGCCTGGTGACCGACTTGATTCTGTAGAACAACTTGCTGAACAATTAGAAGTAAGTAGATCGGCCATACGAGAAGCTCTTTCTGCTCTAAAAGCAATGGGGCTTATTGAAATCAAACAAGGTTCGGGTACATTTGTTAAAAGTATCAAATCTAATCAGCTTGATTTTCCCTTATCAACGGCCATTTTAACAAATAAGCAAGGTGTCTCTCATTTGTTAGAAGTACGTAAAATTATTGAAGTGGGCGCAGCGGCTAGCGCAGCCATTCACCGCACAGAAGAAGACATAAAATCAATGATGCAAATTTTGGATGAAATGCAACAAGTACAAGGAGATGGCGAACTAGGTGAAAAACTAGATTTTCAATTTCACGCGGCCATTTCTTCTGCCTCTAAAAATCCCCTTCTTGCAACAATATTAGACCAAGTCTCTAACGTAATGATCGAAACGATGAAAGAAACACGCCGAATTTGGTTATACTCTAAAAAAACAACAAGCGAAAAACTGTACGACGAACATCTACAAATTTTCCTCGCGATTAAACAGCAAAACGAAGAGCTAGCAAAGCATGCCATGGCAATGCATTTAAGTAATGTGGAAAAGGTCTTAATGCAATATTTTGAAACGACCAAATCAATAAATTGA
- a CDS encoding cytochrome c biogenesis protein CcdA, with protein sequence METDINVFLAFGAGFLSFISPCTLPLYPAFLSYITGMTLDELKSERGMMQKRAIMHTLFFLLGFSIIFIMIGLGASLAAEFFLNYQTLLRQVGAILIVVFGLMIVGLLQVDFLMKDRKFQFKNRPSGYFGSALIGIAFAAGWTPCTGPILASIISLASANPSSGFSYMLAYYLGFAIPFFVLSFFISRMTWIRTHSQKIVKIGGYIMIAVGVLLFFDGLTYITRILQPIFGEFTGF encoded by the coding sequence ATGGAAACTGATATTAACGTATTTTTAGCTTTCGGTGCAGGGTTTTTAAGCTTTATTTCACCGTGTACCCTTCCACTGTATCCAGCATTTTTATCATACATAACGGGTATGACATTAGATGAGCTAAAATCGGAACGAGGCATGATGCAAAAGCGTGCTATTATGCACACATTATTCTTTTTATTAGGATTTTCAATTATTTTTATAATGATTGGACTAGGGGCATCATTAGCAGCAGAGTTCTTCCTTAATTATCAAACATTATTACGCCAGGTTGGTGCCATTTTAATCGTTGTATTTGGTTTAATGATTGTGGGATTACTACAAGTTGATTTTTTAATGAAGGATCGAAAATTCCAATTTAAAAACCGACCATCTGGTTATTTTGGATCTGCTTTAATCGGAATAGCCTTTGCGGCTGGCTGGACACCATGTACAGGTCCAATTTTAGCGTCGATTATTTCATTAGCTAGTGCAAATCCAAGCTCAGGCTTTAGCTATATGTTAGCTTATTATTTAGGTTTTGCGATTCCTTTCTTCGTGTTATCTTTCTTTATTTCACGTATGACTTGGATTCGTACACACAGCCAAAAAATTGTGAAGATCGGCGGTTATATTATGATTGCCGTTGGGGTATTATTATTCTTTGATGGATTAACGTATATAACACGCATTTTACAGCCTATTTTTGGTGAATTTACAGGCTTCTAA
- a CDS encoding response regulator: MEGDEHVPTVLVVDDTLFMRVAISNMLTEWGYEVVGKAANGKEAVAMYRELQPDLVTMDVTMPVMTGIAAVKEIIPEFPNAKIIMITALGQQKLIVEAIESGAKDFITKPFEPERLKAVVDQLIG, encoded by the coding sequence GTGGAGGGAGATGAACATGTGCCTACAGTTTTAGTAGTGGATGATACGCTATTTATGCGTGTTGCAATAAGTAATATGTTAACTGAATGGGGTTATGAGGTAGTCGGCAAGGCAGCCAATGGTAAAGAAGCTGTAGCGATGTATCGTGAGTTACAACCAGATCTTGTAACGATGGATGTAACAATGCCCGTTATGACAGGTATCGCAGCAGTAAAAGAAATCATCCCTGAATTTCCAAATGCAAAAATAATTATGATTACGGCTTTAGGACAACAGAAGTTAATCGTGGAAGCGATTGAAAGTGGTGCGAAGGATTTTATCACAAAGCCTTTCGAGCCAGAAAGATTAAAAGCTGTAGTTGATCAATTGATTGGATAA
- a CDS encoding cytochrome c biogenesis protein CcdC: MFSNIPSQYYVIGSTIMAIFMGSFVMVLRVRASKKPTNEKKIIIPPIAMSSGAVMFLFEQFRVSPMEILEATAVGIVFSTILIATSKFEVKGQDIYLKRSKAFVFILVGLLVIRIIAKVVLSSSIDVGELAGMFWILAFAMLVPWRVAMLIQFKRIKKTISLKN; encoded by the coding sequence ATGTTTAGCAATATCCCTTCTCAATATTATGTTATAGGTTCAACTATAATGGCTATTTTTATGGGTAGCTTTGTCATGGTTTTACGTGTGCGAGCATCCAAGAAACCAACAAATGAGAAGAAAATTATCATTCCACCTATTGCGATGTCTTCAGGTGCAGTAATGTTTTTATTTGAACAATTTCGAGTGTCGCCAATGGAGATTCTAGAGGCGACAGCAGTCGGTATAGTGTTCTCAACAATCTTAATTGCCACTTCTAAATTTGAAGTAAAAGGTCAAGATATTTATTTAAAACGTTCAAAGGCATTCGTTTTTATACTAGTAGGATTATTAGTAATCCGTATTATTGCAAAAGTGGTATTAAGTAGCTCCATTGATGTTGGCGAATTAGCAGGAATGTTTTGGATTTTGGCGTTCGCCATGTTAGTCCCTTGGCGAGTTGCAATGCTTATCCAATTTAAAAGAATCAAAAAAACAATTTCATTGAAGAATTAA